In Andreesenia angusta, a single genomic region encodes these proteins:
- a CDS encoding bifunctional 4-hydroxy-3-methylbut-2-enyl diphosphate reductase/30S ribosomal protein S1 produces the protein MAGQMDGDSLKVEIAKNSGFCFGVKKAIDTTMSVIEEKSVVSSLGPLIHNQQVVDVLDKKGLSVVQEPEEAKGSLVIRSHGVPLEIYERARKSDIDVVDCTCPFVRKVQKKAESCFKAGKKVIIIGDASHPEVKGINGWCGGEAYIIGSLEDVSKLPELDEVCIVAQTTMRNELFEQLSEAIAKKSKAAEIYNTICSATRERQDSCVDLAKRADAMIVIGGKNSSNTRKLVEISEKYCENVFFIETADEIDTEKFEKYDLVGITAGASTPDWIIEEVFNKMNNINDKSEMERALEESFVSIRRGDIIEGEVIMVTSSEVIVNIGYMADGIISKEEYSNDLDVDLKAEVKEGDKITVMVVNTNDGDGNVVLSKKRAAMKSSWKDVEALYENKNIISVKVTEVKDNGLVVDVLGIRGFIPLSQVSVKFVKDLSEYRDAELNARIIDLDSRKNRLVLSSKQVEEENVKAKRDDVWSTINEGQVVTGVVDKVMGYGAFIDLGEGVTGLLHVSDMAWTRVNDPKAVVSEGESVKVVIQSVDRDANRISLGMKQLKPQPWDQVSDAVKVGDIIEGSVKKLMPFGAFVEVIEGVEGLVHISQIAYENIAKPSDVLSVDQVVKVKVLSMDLENRRIELSIKEVEGKKPETKEKSSQPREEKIDLSQYNEDTEFTIGDLVDLEKLK, from the coding sequence ATGGCTGGACAAATGGATGGTGATAGCTTGAAAGTTGAAATAGCCAAGAACTCGGGGTTCTGCTTTGGAGTGAAAAAGGCGATAGATACCACTATGAGCGTGATAGAGGAGAAGTCGGTAGTCTCGTCTTTGGGCCCTCTTATACACAATCAGCAGGTGGTAGATGTGCTTGACAAGAAGGGCCTTAGCGTAGTGCAAGAGCCTGAAGAAGCCAAGGGCAGCCTTGTGATAAGGTCTCACGGAGTTCCCCTTGAGATATACGAGCGAGCTAGGAAGAGCGACATAGATGTCGTAGACTGCACGTGCCCGTTTGTGAGAAAAGTTCAAAAAAAGGCCGAAAGCTGTTTTAAAGCCGGAAAAAAGGTTATAATAATAGGAGATGCATCGCATCCTGAGGTCAAAGGCATAAACGGATGGTGTGGAGGCGAGGCGTATATAATTGGAAGCCTGGAAGACGTCTCAAAACTACCGGAGCTAGACGAGGTATGCATAGTCGCCCAGACCACGATGCGAAATGAGTTGTTTGAACAGCTCTCTGAGGCCATAGCTAAAAAGTCCAAGGCGGCCGAGATCTACAATACGATCTGCAGCGCCACCAGAGAGAGGCAGGATTCCTGCGTAGACCTAGCCAAGAGAGCCGATGCCATGATAGTGATAGGCGGAAAAAACAGTTCAAACACCAGAAAGCTGGTTGAAATAAGTGAAAAATACTGTGAAAACGTGTTTTTTATAGAGACAGCTGATGAAATAGACACAGAAAAATTTGAAAAATATGATCTAGTTGGAATAACTGCAGGAGCATCTACTCCAGACTGGATTATAGAGGAGGTTTTTAATAAGATGAACAATATAAATGACAAGAGTGAAATGGAAAGAGCCCTAGAGGAGAGCTTTGTAAGCATCAGAAGAGGGGACATAATAGAGGGAGAAGTAATAATGGTGACTTCAAGCGAAGTCATAGTCAATATAGGTTATATGGCTGACGGAATAATATCTAAAGAAGAGTACTCTAATGACTTAGATGTGGACCTTAAAGCAGAGGTAAAAGAAGGCGATAAGATAACAGTCATGGTTGTAAATACAAATGACGGAGACGGAAACGTAGTGCTGTCCAAGAAGAGAGCAGCTATGAAGAGCAGCTGGAAAGATGTAGAAGCACTTTATGAAAATAAGAATATAATCTCTGTAAAAGTGACAGAAGTTAAGGACAACGGGCTTGTAGTTGACGTGCTTGGAATAAGAGGGTTCATACCGCTTTCACAGGTTTCTGTCAAGTTCGTAAAAGACCTTAGCGAGTACAGGGATGCAGAGCTTAACGCCAGAATAATAGACCTAGACTCAAGAAAGAACAGGCTTGTGCTTTCAAGCAAGCAGGTAGAGGAAGAGAATGTAAAGGCCAAGAGAGACGATGTATGGAGCACTATAAACGAAGGACAAGTGGTTACAGGAGTGGTTGACAAGGTCATGGGCTATGGAGCTTTTATAGATCTTGGAGAAGGCGTTACAGGTCTTCTGCATGTATCGGACATGGCCTGGACAAGAGTGAACGACCCTAAGGCTGTAGTTTCGGAAGGCGAGTCTGTAAAGGTTGTAATACAGTCTGTAGACAGGGATGCCAACAGAATATCGCTTGGAATGAAGCAGCTTAAGCCGCAACCATGGGACCAAGTATCAGATGCAGTCAAAGTTGGAGATATAATAGAGGGTAGCGTCAAGAAACTGATGCCTTTCGGAGCTTTTGTAGAGGTGATAGAAGGTGTGGAAGGACTGGTTCATATCTCGCAGATAGCCTACGAGAACATAGCCAAGCCTTCAGACGTATTGAGCGTAGACCAAGTTGTAAAGGTGAAAGTGCTGAGCATGGACCTTGAAAACAGAAGGATAGAGCTAAGCATAAAAGAGGTTGAAGGAAAGAAGCCTGAGACAAAAGAGAAGTCTTCACAGCCTAGAGAAGAAAAAATCGACCTTTCGCAGTACAACGAGGATACAGAGTTCACTATAGGAGACCTTGTGGATCTAGAAAAACTAAAGTAG